One Phycisphaerales bacterium genomic window carries:
- the pheS gene encoding phenylalanine--tRNA ligase subunit alpha, translating to MLEQLNELESRSLTELGAATDADALEAWRIAYIGVNGKLKAMMGGLKDVPKDQKPAVGARLNAVKVKLEEAFNARKGEVGAKGTPAGEMIDITEPGLIEAFSAGRPHVISRVRAELVEVFARMGFEAAEGPELEDDEHNFIKLNIPADHPARDPIDNFYVDNPAKVAKPRMLRSQTSTVQVRTLEAAVKRGAGKLTGPIKIVAPGRVYRPDTVDATHSFMFHQIEGLYVDRGVTMTDLKTTLFQFARAYFGPEAQVRLRPSFFPFTEPSAEFDMRIRLRPEQEPRWMELGGCGMVDPAVFTACGVDPEEWTGFAFGFGIERLAMGKYAIPDIRLLFENDVRFLRQV from the coding sequence GTGCTTGAACAGCTGAACGAACTTGAGTCTCGCTCTCTCACCGAACTCGGCGCGGCCACTGATGCCGACGCGCTCGAGGCGTGGCGCATCGCCTACATCGGGGTCAACGGCAAGCTCAAGGCGATGATGGGCGGGCTTAAGGATGTTCCCAAGGACCAGAAGCCCGCAGTGGGCGCGCGGCTGAACGCCGTGAAGGTGAAGCTCGAAGAGGCCTTCAACGCCCGTAAGGGCGAGGTTGGCGCGAAGGGCACGCCGGCCGGCGAGATGATCGATATCACCGAGCCGGGGCTGATCGAGGCGTTCAGCGCGGGGCGTCCGCACGTGATCTCGCGGGTGCGGGCCGAGCTCGTCGAGGTGTTCGCGCGGATGGGCTTCGAGGCGGCCGAAGGGCCGGAGCTCGAGGACGACGAGCACAACTTCATCAAGCTGAACATCCCGGCGGACCACCCGGCGCGGGACCCGATCGACAACTTCTACGTGGACAACCCGGCAAAGGTGGCCAAGCCGCGGATGCTGCGGAGCCAGACGAGCACGGTGCAGGTGCGCACGCTGGAGGCCGCGGTGAAGCGCGGCGCCGGCAAGCTGACCGGCCCGATCAAGATCGTGGCGCCCGGGCGTGTCTACCGGCCCGACACCGTCGATGCCACGCACAGCTTTATGTTCCACCAGATCGAGGGGCTGTACGTCGACCGTGGCGTGACCATGACAGACCTCAAGACCACGCTCTTCCAGTTCGCCCGGGCGTACTTCGGCCCCGAGGCTCAGGTGCGGCTGCGGCCCAGCTTCTTCCCCTTCACCGAGCCCAGCGCCGAGTTCGACATGCGGATCCGCCTGCGCCCCGAGCAGGAGCCGCGATGGATGGAGCTGGGCGGGTGCGGCATGGTCGACCCCGCCGTGTTCACGGCGTGCGGCGTCGACCCCGAGGAGTGGACCGGCTTCGCGTTCGGCTTCGGCATCGAGCGGCTGGCCATGGGCAAGTACGCCATCCCCGACATCCGCCTGCTGTTCGAGAACGACGTGCGGTTCCTGCGGCAGGTGTAA
- the pyrH gene encoding UMP kinase: protein MATTIPPTTPAPSTQPKAGAASPSSKYRRILLKLSGEAFTKPGTFGIDPDELDFIAAELKDAAAAGAQLAIVVGGGNIIRGAELAAQGHIHQATADHMGMLGTVINALALREKMLSMDVPCRVMSAIEIRAVAEPFIRNRAVRHLEKGRVVILAAGTGNPYFTTDTCAALRATELECDVLMKATKVDGVYTADPKKDPTATKYDTLTFKEAMTKNLRVMDMTALAMCGEHKVPVMVFDFKRKGNIARVARGERIGTLLHSA from the coding sequence TTGGCCACGACGATCCCTCCGACGACCCCCGCCCCGTCTACCCAGCCCAAGGCGGGCGCCGCCTCCCCTTCCAGCAAGTACCGCCGCATCCTCCTCAAGCTCTCGGGCGAGGCATTCACCAAGCCCGGGACCTTCGGCATCGACCCTGACGAGCTCGACTTTATCGCCGCGGAGCTCAAGGACGCCGCGGCCGCGGGGGCGCAGCTCGCCATCGTCGTCGGCGGGGGCAACATCATCCGCGGTGCCGAGCTCGCCGCCCAAGGCCATATCCACCAGGCGACCGCCGACCACATGGGCATGCTGGGAACCGTGATCAACGCCTTGGCCCTCCGCGAGAAGATGCTCTCGATGGACGTGCCCTGCCGCGTGATGTCGGCTATCGAAATCAGGGCGGTGGCCGAGCCGTTCATTCGAAACCGGGCCGTGCGGCACCTGGAGAAGGGTCGCGTGGTGATCCTCGCGGCCGGCACCGGCAACCCCTACTTCACGACCGACACCTGCGCCGCCCTCCGCGCCACCGAGCTCGAGTGCGACGTGCTGATGAAGGCGACCAAGGTGGACGGCGTCTACACCGCCGACCCCAAGAAGGACCCCACGGCGACCAAGTACGACACGCTGACCTTCAAGGAGGCCATGACGAAGAACCTCCGCGTCATGGACATGACCGCACTTGCGATGTGCGGCGAGCACAAGGTCCCGGTCATGGTGTTCGACTTCAAGCGGAAGGGCAACATCGCCCGCGTCGCCCGAGGCGAACGGATCGGCACGCTCCTGCATTCCGCCTAG